The nucleotide window CGCATTCTATTCTCCTTTTATGTTTAATGATTGTTCTTCCAATACCTTTTTTACGGCTGCGAGACTTTTGGTCCTTCTCGCAATATTCGCACGCCTACGTCTGGAACGCGTGCATTATAGTGAAAAATCTGAATCGTGCTAATTATGTCTGCCGGGGACGTCGTATCATAACTGCCGCCTATTCTATAAGTCCATATACCCACTAAATAAGCACCGTGGTGATCCTGTACCCACTCCCACACATTGCCATACATATCATAAAATCCCCAGGGATTGGGCAATTTAGTACCCACGATTTGCGCGCTATCCACATTCTTGCCCCACCAGGCATAGTCACTCAGAGAATCAGAGCTACTTCCAAAAAACCAGGTGGTTGTTGTGCCTCCCCGACAGGCATATATCCATTCTGTGAAGGTTGGTAAGCGGTAGATGCCGTCATCTTGAAGGTCCGTCAACTTCTTCGCGAAATCTTGTGCATCAAACCAAGAAATATTGTAGGCAGGATAAACTGGTTCCGTGAAGCCCTGCCCCTCTCTCTGGGGCCAGGGTGAGGTGTGCATCACTTGCTCCCACTGTTGCTGCGTGAGTTCATATTTCCCAAGGTAATAGCCTTTACCAAGTGTGTCCGCCGGTTCAACCCATATAAAAGCCATCCTTACCCCACCTGGCAGGTCAATGATCAGGTCACTGGTCCTGGGTTTGGGGATGGGTTCTGGCTCTGGTTCTGTTATCGGTTCTGGTCCTGTACCTTTATCACCACAACTCAGAATGAAAAACGCAAGCAGAATGCACCAAAAGCACCTCATCGCAACCTCCGCTATTTAGCGACTTGTCACACCGGTTTTCAATCCATTGACCAAACCGCGAAAGTCTGTCACCAACCAACTGTCTCCTACACGCAACATTCGCAACGTGAGGGAACCCGGAGGCTGGTTTTGGTAAGGACGACTCAACCGCGTGGCAGTACCCACAATGTCGTATTTCCACTGCGCTGTAACCGTGGCTGTTTGACCGTGATACTGGATGCTTTCAGGTTCAATCACGATACGCACATCCGGGGGTAAATCCACAAACATACTCAGAAAGGTCTTGCGAATCTCTCGACGCTCCGCCTCAGTATAATCTTGCTCGGCGGTTGTGGTCACCGCGTGCCCTTCACTGAAGAATATGGAGCGGCGATCAATGCGCTGGGTGATGGTCCTGGTCGTGTCAGATTCATTCACGACAACGGATGAAGTATCCTCTGAAGTTATGCCACCGGGAATATTACCGGGACCGGGAGGCGTCGCTGAACTGTCAGTGACTGAACCCACAGGCCCTGGCACTTGTGTCGTCACTGTGCGGTAGCTATCTTCGTCAATGGGTCCCGTCAATGCCCCCAACTCGAAATTTCTGAATTGTTTGACAAATATCTTTGCCGTATGCCAGATGAGTCCTTCGTCGTAAATCTGTTGGGGTGACTTCTCGCTATTGGGAAATTGTTCTGCGATCTGGGCAATTGCCTTTGCGCGAAAAGATTGTTGTGCATCGGCGGCATGACTCAGCACAATAAATCCCAGAATGGGCATCGTCCACTGTTTTAAAAAACGGTTCATCTATAATCTCCTTGTTAGGGTTGTCCGTGTCAAAAAGTATTTATCCTGTCTCCGCAAAGTATAGACAGGCCAGCCGTATCTATCATTCACCGCTCAAAGTCAGCTTGTGTCACGTTTCCGTTGTCATGTTATCCTCCTTTCATGCAAAAAACGAATGTCTTTACGATCTTCCCCTTTTTATAGTGCAAAATGCGTGCCAGAAAACGTTTTCAAATAAAAAAAAGCACTTGAAGACACTCAAGTGCTTGAAAAACAAAGAGATAAAATTTAAGAATTATTTGTGCTACACCTGCGGGATCCTGGCGCAAGTGCATCCGCCAGGATGCACTTATAACCGCTTATTTAAGTAAAATATAAATAAATATTTGATTTATATGAAGATAAGAAAGGTGCATCCGCCAGGATGCACTGCATACAGATGGATGCACCTATTCAATGTGTATCCTGGTGTACAGATCTTACCAGTGCCGTTTTTTCGCTGTCTCCCCCCTAAAACCATCTCTTGTAATAAAACGGACTATTCTCATCTTCATTCAACTGCTTGACCACCTCATAAAACCACAAATCCAGCGGCATCTCGTGCGCGTCCAATCGCGGAAAAGGATTAAAATCATCGGTCGCCAGCGTCTTGCCAATAACATCTATCATCCCCAACCCCAACTCAGGCACATCCACCCGCCGAATACCCGCTCTCTCCATCAATTTATCGTACACATAAGACATCGTCGTACCGCCCGGAATAAACGGCAACGCGCGCGTCCGCATCACCGGGAAAAACACATTCACCACCTTGCGACCTGTGCCATAAGCCGCAGAAGTCGCCGCTTGAATCGCATCCTTGGGCAAATACAAACTCGTCGAATACGCGCCATTGCGCCCGTATTCCACCGCTTCTGGATCGCGGCTCGGCTTGTCCAAACTACCGCGCCAATCGCAAAAAGCCGTCACAGCCACGGAAATACCCGAATCCATCAGCACATCTGTAAACTGCACAGCCATATCGCCCATCACAAATTTGGTCGCCTCAACAGCGCGCTCAGACAACGGCGTCAACTGCCACTGGAACAAACCCTCTCCATCGACATCCTTCACAAATGCCGGAGGATAACCCGGCAAAATCCCCGAACTCGCTGCTGCCGTAGAATTGACATAAATCACATCCTTTGCATCGGCTGCATTGAGCGCATCTACGATCTTATCCAGCGCCCTTCCCTCCAAAGCGTACCCATCATTAATCCAGTGAAAACGGTCGCCAAAACCTGCCGCATCTGCGCGCATCTGCATCTCTTCACCCGTCGCATATCCCAGCGACCTCGACAAATCGCGCGCTACCACCGTCAGACTGCCGCTCTCGGCAACCAAATCCAGCAAAGCCGCTGCCACCGAACAGCCAATACCCAACCCCGTCCCTCCAACAATCACAAAATGTCGTCCCCTTGCCCAATCGAGCGCGTACCTATCCACAGCAACCCGCTGTGCCGACTGCCGCTGATCCAGCAACTTAACCGCCTCTGCCGGAAACGCCTCAACCTCTTCCCTACTCGGTCGCGAAACCGCCGGTGCGCCTTCCACAATACGCACACCTGGCATCGGATTGGCAAATGGACTTGGAAAATCACTCATATTATTTCTCCTATTAACGGGGGCGGGTTTAAAACCCGCCCCTACCTCTCACCGATTATCCCACTCAATTGTAAAACCCGTACACTCTTCAAATTCTGTTGCGCGTGAACCTGCATCTTCTGGCACCATCGCCACTGGCACCACCACGCGATTCTCATTCAGATAAATTTTCGCCGCACCGCGCACCACGCACGCTTCTGGCGTAATTGCGCGCGCTTCCCGGGCAATCTCATCTTGATTGGCAGACGGACGCACCCGAATCTCCCACCCAATCCTCTCTCCCACCGCGTTCAGCAACCCGCGATAGCGATTGCCCACCTGAGAGGAAATAAAAGCCGCTTCAATATACGAACCGCTCTTCAGACCCATTTTTGACGGCGCGTGGGGTTGATCCCCAAACGCCTTTCGGATCTCGCTATATGCTTTATTGATCTCCCAGGCATCCTCTCCCTTCTTCGGAATTGCGACTTCTGTCTTTACCCCCCCTGGCCAATCCAGTATCAAATCAAAACCCGTCTTTGCCTTAAAACCCGCCGCCGCATCACCGCTCACCCGCTCCCAATCATCCACCCCCCCCACATCAACAGCCAACACCACCGCCTTTTGATCCAGATGTAGCGCAGGCGCTTTCAAAACCCTTACATCCGCGGGCACTGCCTCTCGCGCCTCTTCAAAAAGCCGACCCTGATGCGGCGTCTCCCGCAACCTGAGCGACCAGCCCGTCTCATCCTCCAACCTGAGAAGCATCTCACCATACTGCTCTCGAACCACATCGGGAAAATAAAAAGCCAATTCATACACACTCTCATCTATGTATGCGCTACACTTAAACAATCCCGCACCGGGCGGAAAAGCCGACATAATATACGCACGGGCCTCATTCATCTCCATCGGCCCGGCGGCTTCTGACACCTCTTTTGTATAAAACAAAAACGCCCGCCGATAATCCGGCTCAAAAAACGCCCGCGAAGCCGACAACAACAACCGAAAAGCCTCCACCTCTGACGGCGTCGTCATCTCCGTACCGAACCACATCTCCGCCAATTCCTGTGCGCGAAACGGCCCCTTCGCGCCCGTTTCCCGTACATAATTGTGCACCTCGGAAAGCGTATCATCGCTCAGCGGCCTTCCGCCTGCAATACCCGCCCGTGAAACGCGCCGACCATAGCCGCGTTGTCGCATCGCCCCCATCGCCGCCACGGAATACACACCGCCATTTTCCGGCAACTGCACGCCTTCTGGCAAATAAACATCCACCATCGAAGACAATGCGCCGCGCGCCTCTGCATCGCCGTGTACCAAAAAGCAGGTACGCGGTTTCAACCTCTGAACCAACCCCGTCAACTCGCCCCCATCTGCATGCGCCGAAAGCGAATAAGGCTCCACCTGACACGATACGCGCACGCGCTGACCATTCAACATCAACACGCGCTCCTCGGGATCCCTCGCCTGCATCAGATCCA belongs to Gemmatimonadota bacterium and includes:
- a CDS encoding formylglycine-generating enzyme family protein, yielding MRCFWCILLAFFILSCGDKGTGPEPITEPEPEPIPKPRTSDLIIDLPGGVRMAFIWVEPADTLGKGYYLGKYELTQQQWEQVMHTSPWPQREGQGFTEPVYPAYNISWFDAQDFAKKLTDLQDDGIYRLPTFTEWIYACRGGTTTTWFFGSSSDSLSDYAWWGKNVDSAQIVGTKLPNPWGFYDMYGNVWEWVQDHHGAYLVGIWTYRIGGSYDTTSPADIISTIQIFHYNARVPDVGVRILREGPKVSQP
- a CDS encoding MBL fold metallo-hydrolase yields the protein MKLHFLGGADEVGASCTLIEIEGRRILVDAGIRMGAAQGSQLPNFSVLDDVGMPDEVLITHAHTDHTGALPVLVNSLPADVKVYSTPATQAITRVLLSDAVKLMAQDRDGELPLYPPEAADAALGRMVDVPWLATVPICDGALTATWIPAGHILGAALVYIEGVRESVLMTGDVSVANQLTIPGMVVPQCRPDVMVMESTYGNRQHADRTQQEAALALRVAEVVEAGGKVLVPAFAVGRAQEVILILARAMRRKQIPEFPVFVDGMVRSVNAVYSAFGDDLAPQVRRRAQRDEDIFYSDTVGAVSSPADRRRVLSGPPCCIVASSGMLVGGASSFYAEHLAGDASNLIAITGYQDEESPGRALLDLMQARDPEERVLMLNGQRVRVSCQVEPYSLSAHADGGELTGLVQRLKPRTCFLVHGDAEARGALSSMVDVYLPEGVQLPENGGVYSVAAMGAMRQRGYGRRVSRAGIAGGRPLSDDTLSEVHNYVRETGAKGPFRAQELAEMWFGTEMTTPSEVEAFRLLLSASRAFFEPDYRRAFLFYTKEVSEAAGPMEMNEARAYIMSAFPPGAGLFKCSAYIDESVYELAFYFPDVVREQYGEMLLRLEDETGWSLRLRETPHQGRLFEEAREAVPADVRVLKAPALHLDQKAVVLAVDVGGVDDWERVSGDAAAGFKAKTGFDLILDWPGGVKTEVAIPKKGEDAWEINKAYSEIRKAFGDQPHAPSKMGLKSGSYIEAAFISSQVGNRYRGLLNAVGERIGWEIRVRPSANQDEIAREARAITPEACVVRGAAKIYLNENRVVVPVAMVPEDAGSRATEFEECTGFTIEWDNR